A stretch of the Planktothricoides raciborskii GIHE-MW2 genome encodes the following:
- a CDS encoding adenylate/guanylate cyclase domain-containing protein: MPNRSKFHWYRYLPVWIILCFGVTMSAIAFILVWNWENRRRDYELSRRTEAIASTLQQDLDSDLEAIRTIGDFFSASSNIDASFFQRLVQRPLSQHISIETFMWVPRVTDRQRYDYEANFQEQGNPDFAIQEKNDRGELVYSSEQLEYFPISHIQPIHGNPNILGFNLASKEVYRQGLETARKKKQLIITELVPWEANLTTKLSPGSGRSAAESPNLKALAIQPIYQSDPDNFSDPSDDELQGYIVAVLRIQNLFDDKFRGSMVQNLNVYLCDSSPNSARNIRANFTSVLLSFYEFNYSSIGRLLAGNKCPFLENDHRRYEWLEEEGKEGVRHQIKIADKSWNLYLILTEEYRQIETKHWRSSATLMIGLLWTLIPVTYMVTSMSRTAQIEKLAQERARQAEQLQQAFQQLEIEQKKSERLLLNVLPEPIAQRLKQKPEIIADSFASVTILFADIVGFTKMSTRISAPKLVELLNEIFSAFDELAIRHGLEKIKTIGDAYMVVGGLPVERPDHAEAIAEMALDMQEAIARIDIKHREAFCMRIGIHSGPVVAGVIGTHKFIYDLWGDSVNLASRMESHGIPGCIQVSEATYKLLQDKYIFEKRGSIPLKGRGDMTTYLLLTNKKQIGSSKSKHRISSEFS; encoded by the coding sequence ATGCCAAATCGCAGCAAATTTCACTGGTATCGCTATTTACCCGTCTGGATCATCTTGTGCTTCGGAGTCACCATGTCTGCGATCGCCTTCATATTGGTCTGGAATTGGGAAAACAGGCGCCGGGATTATGAATTAAGTCGCCGAACCGAGGCGATCGCCAGTACCTTGCAGCAAGACCTAGACTCTGATTTAGAAGCGATCCGCACCATTGGCGATTTTTTTAGCGCATCGAGCAATATTGATGCATCTTTTTTTCAACGCTTAGTACAGCGACCTTTGTCTCAGCACATTAGTATTGAAACCTTTATGTGGGTGCCTCGCGTCACAGATCGGCAACGATATGATTATGAGGCGAATTTTCAGGAACAAGGAAACCCGGACTTTGCGATCCAAGAAAAAAATGATCGGGGTGAACTGGTTTATTCTTCTGAGCAATTAGAATATTTTCCCATTTCACATATTCAACCAATTCACGGAAATCCCAATATCTTAGGATTCAATTTGGCGTCAAAGGAAGTTTATCGCCAAGGCTTAGAAACCGCTAGGAAAAAAAAGCAATTAATCATCACTGAATTAGTTCCCTGGGAGGCAAACCTAACCACAAAATTGTCCCCAGGGTCAGGGCGATCGGCTGCCGAATCCCCCAACTTAAAAGCCTTAGCCATTCAGCCTATTTATCAATCAGACCCGGACAATTTCAGTGATCCATCGGACGATGAGTTACAGGGTTATATTGTCGCCGTCTTGCGAATTCAGAATTTATTTGATGATAAATTTAGAGGGTCTATGGTGCAAAATCTCAATGTGTATTTGTGCGATTCATCCCCCAATAGTGCTAGAAATATTCGCGCAAATTTTACCAGTGTATTATTATCATTTTATGAATTCAACTATTCCAGTATTGGTCGGTTATTGGCGGGAAATAAATGCCCTTTTTTGGAAAACGATCATCGCCGATATGAGTGGCTGGAAGAGGAGGGTAAAGAAGGAGTTAGGCATCAAATTAAAATTGCCGATAAATCCTGGAATTTGTATTTAATTTTAACCGAAGAATATCGACAAATTGAAACGAAACATTGGCGGTCTTCGGCTACTTTGATGATTGGTTTATTATGGACTTTAATCCCCGTGACTTATATGGTGACTTCCATGAGTCGGACGGCTCAAATTGAAAAGCTGGCTCAAGAACGTGCGCGACAAGCGGAACAGTTGCAGCAAGCATTTCAACAATTAGAGATTGAACAAAAAAAGTCCGAACGTTTGCTGCTGAATGTCCTCCCGGAACCGATCGCTCAACGGTTGAAACAGAAGCCGGAAATTATTGCCGATAGTTTTGCTTCGGTGACGATTTTATTTGCCGATATTGTCGGGTTTACTAAAATGTCAACCAGAATTTCTGCCCCTAAATTAGTGGAGTTACTTAATGAGATATTTTCCGCTTTTGATGAGTTGGCGATTCGTCATGGTTTAGAAAAAATTAAAACTATTGGGGATGCTTATATGGTGGTGGGAGGCTTGCCGGTTGAACGACCGGATCATGCGGAGGCGATCGCGGAAATGGCCTTAGATATGCAAGAGGCGATCGCCCGCATTGATATTAAACATCGAGAGGCGTTTTGTATGCGAATTGGCATTCATTCCGGCCCTGTGGTAGCGGGGGTGATTGGTACTCATAAATTTATTTATGATTTATGGGGAGACTCGGTGAATTTAGCCTCTCGCATGGAGTCTCATGGAATTCCCGGTTGCATTCAAGTGTCTGAAGCCACCTATAAACTTTTGCAGGATAAATATATTTTTGAAAAACGAGGTTCTATCCCGTTAAAAGGTCGCGGAGATATGACCACCTATTTGTTATTAACCAATAAAAAACAAATCGGTTCATCTAAGTCAAAGCACCGTATTTCATCAGAATTTAGTTAA
- a CDS encoding uracil-DNA glycosylase family protein encodes MANIMAAIQDLIAQIHAEAQREEFPLDRPVYESAGLDPTAPILYAGNLASQLCIFARDLGKDEVSAQQPLYGAAGRLVRQGLYRAMFHQEPTSPTDLQKVCDRVLLTNTVPYKPPGNKAYSTAVKKRFRPFLEQLLVEHWQGDRIITLGNEAFEWFTPYGKKGELSEFFCIGDRYTASIEVTLPATNHASITRPKIVTLMPLPHPSPLNQKYYAQFPQLLAERLKNLRFDG; translated from the coding sequence ATGGCTAATATTATGGCAGCTATTCAAGATTTAATTGCCCAAATTCACGCCGAAGCCCAAAGAGAAGAATTTCCGCTCGATCGCCCGGTTTATGAATCTGCCGGTTTAGATCCCACTGCCCCGATTCTTTATGCGGGCAATTTGGCCAGTCAACTTTGCATTTTTGCCCGTGATTTAGGCAAGGATGAAGTGTCTGCCCAACAACCTCTATATGGGGCAGCCGGTCGCTTAGTCCGTCAGGGTTTATATCGGGCAATGTTTCACCAAGAACCCACCAGTCCCACGGATTTACAAAAGGTGTGCGATCGCGTTTTATTGACGAATACCGTTCCCTATAAACCCCCCGGAAATAAGGCTTATTCCACCGCAGTAAAAAAGCGATTTCGGCCTTTTTTAGAGCAATTATTGGTGGAACATTGGCAGGGCGATCGCATCATTACCCTGGGAAATGAAGCCTTTGAATGGTTTACTCCTTATGGCAAAAAAGGGGAATTAAGCGAATTTTTCTGCATTGGCGATCGCTACACCGCCAGCATAGAAGTCACCTTACCAGCCACAAATCACGCCAGCATCACGAGGCCAAAAATTGTCACCTTAATGCCCCTACCCCACCCTTCCCCACTCAATCAAAAATATTATGCTCAATTTCCGCAACTGCTGGCCGAACGGCTCAAAAATCTTCGGTTTGATGGTTGA
- the aat gene encoding leucyl/phenylalanyl-tRNA--protein transferase yields the protein MQFDIPEIIKGYAQGYFLMANSPDNRLGWYTSRERALIPLDARFRYPKSLQRVLNQDRFTVAINRDFAAVVEGCADRKTTWITRELKDIYWELYLTGWAYSFETWQGNELAGGILGIVIGGAFIGESMFYQIPDGSKVAMVKLVERLRQCQFVLFDAQMNNPHLERFGAYIVSNSEYKELLQKALYRRCSLHKPIIPDS from the coding sequence ATGCAATTTGATATTCCCGAGATCATTAAGGGATATGCACAAGGATATTTCTTAATGGCCAATAGTCCAGACAATCGTCTGGGATGGTACACCAGCCGTGAGCGAGCCTTAATTCCTTTGGATGCTCGGTTTCGCTATCCTAAATCCTTACAGCGAGTTTTAAATCAAGACCGTTTTACCGTTGCGATTAACCGAGATTTTGCCGCCGTTGTCGAGGGCTGTGCTGACCGGAAAACTACCTGGATCACCCGCGAACTCAAAGACATTTACTGGGAACTGTATCTCACAGGTTGGGCTTATAGCTTTGAAACCTGGCAAGGAAATGAACTCGCGGGGGGCATTCTGGGAATTGTCATCGGCGGCGCATTTATTGGCGAATCGATGTTTTATCAGATTCCCGACGGCTCCAAGGTGGCAATGGTGAAGTTAGTTGAGCGATTGCGTCAATGCCAATTTGTCCTGTTTGATGCCCAAATGAATAACCCACATCTAGAGCGGTTTGGTGCCTATATCGTTAGCAATAGCGAGTATAAAGAATTACTGCAAAAAGCTCTATACCGCCGATGTTCTCTGCATAAACCAATTATTCCTGATTCTTAG
- the rpsN gene encoding 30S ribosomal protein S14 — protein MAKKSMINRDKKRKEIVEKYAEKRQELKEQFAKAADPLEKMEIHRQIQRLPRNSAPSRVRNRCWLTGRPRGYYRDFGLCRNAIRNMAHQGLLPGVVKSSW, from the coding sequence ATGGCCAAAAAGAGCATGATCAACCGGGATAAGAAGCGCAAAGAGATCGTTGAGAAATATGCGGAAAAGCGCCAAGAACTGAAAGAACAGTTTGCTAAAGCGGCTGACCCCCTAGAAAAGATGGAAATACACCGGCAAATTCAACGCCTACCCCGGAACAGTGCCCCGTCTCGGGTACGGAATCGTTGCTGGTTAACCGGGCGTCCCAGAGGCTACTATCGTGATTTCGGTCTATGTCGCAATGCGATCCGTAATATGGCGCACCAAGGGCTTCTCCCTGGGGTGGTTAAGTCAAGCTGGTAA
- a CDS encoding response regulator transcription factor has protein sequence MSTVLLVEDSPTQQEMIAGILQSRGLKVSLANDGVEALEKIKASSPDLVVLDIIMPKMNGYEVCRHIKSNPKTQKIPVIMCSSKSEEFDRYWGMKQGADAYICKPFHPKELLGTIKQFLLK, from the coding sequence ATGAGTACAGTCCTGCTGGTTGAAGATAGTCCCACTCAACAAGAAATGATTGCCGGAATCCTGCAAAGTCGAGGATTAAAGGTTTCCCTGGCCAATGATGGGGTAGAAGCCCTAGAAAAAATTAAAGCCAGTTCCCCAGATTTGGTGGTTTTAGACATTATTATGCCTAAAATGAACGGCTATGAAGTCTGCCGTCATATTAAGTCTAATCCTAAGACTCAGAAGATTCCGGTGATTATGTGTTCTTCTAAGTCAGAAGAATTCGACCGATATTGGGGGATGAAACAAGGGGCAGATGCTTATATTTGCAAGCCATTTCACCCTAAAGAACTGTTAGGAACTATTAAGCAATTTTTGCTCAAATAA
- a CDS encoding translation initiation factor, with the protein MATSQGKSKKNPIVYQEFGTPTDQFKTLLGASSADALERGITELPPSQQNLRVEASRKQRKGKTVTVITGFQAKPETLATLVKQLKALCGAGGTVKENTIEIQGDHRQKLLEHLIKLGYKAKISGGN; encoded by the coding sequence ATGGCAACTTCTCAAGGCAAATCAAAAAAGAATCCCATTGTTTACCAAGAATTTGGCACCCCCACAGATCAGTTCAAAACGCTTCTTGGGGCTTCTTCGGCTGACGCTTTGGAACGTGGCATCACCGAGTTGCCTCCTTCTCAGCAAAATCTGCGAGTAGAAGCCTCTCGGAAGCAGCGTAAAGGTAAAACGGTCACGGTGATTACGGGTTTTCAAGCCAAACCAGAAACTTTAGCCACCTTAGTCAAACAGCTAAAAGCCCTCTGTGGCGCGGGGGGCACGGTCAAAGAAAACACCATTGAAATTCAAGGAGATCATCGTCAGAAACTCCTAGAACACCTGATTAAGCTAGGGTATAAAGCCAAAATCAGTGGGGGCAATTAA